The sequence below is a genomic window from Leisingera sp. M658.
ATCAGCTCACCCAGGCCCGAGCGCGGGCCCGAGCCGAGGAAGCGGATGTCATTTGCAATCTTGTAGCAGCTGCCCGCAATGGTGGCCAAAGCGCCGGACAGGAACACCATCGCGTCATGGGCGGCCAGTGCCTCGAACTTGTTCGGGGCAGTGACAAAGGGCAGGCCGGTGATTTCGGCCATATTGGCGGCGACGGTTTCGCCCCAGCCTTTTTGCGTATTCAGACCGGTGCCAACCGCAGTGCCGCCCTGTGCCAGCTCATAGATGCCGGGCATCGCAGCCTCGACCCGGGCCAGACCCTGGCGGATCTGATGCGCGTAGCCGCCGAACTCCTGGCCCAGCGTCAGCGGGGTGGCGTCCTGGGTATGGGTGCGGCCGATCTTGATGATGTCCTTGAATGCCTCGGCTTTTGCCTCCAGCCCTTCGGCGAGTTTGGTCAGGCCCGGCACCAGCACGTCGCGAACGGACATCGCGGTGGCAATATGCATGGCCGTGGGGAAGGTGTCGTTGGAAGACTGGCCCATATTGCAGTGATCGTTCGGGTGCACCGGATCCTTGGAGCCGATCACGCCGCCCAGGATTTCAATCGCGCGGTTGGCGATCACCTCGTTGGAGTTCATGTTGGACTGGGTGCCGGAGCCGGTCTGCCACACCACCAGCGGGAAGTTGTCGTCGAACTTGCCCCCGACAACTTCGCCGGCTGCTTGAATAACGGCATCACCGATCCTGGCGTCCAGCTTGCCCGAGGCCTTGTTGGCCATGGCGCAGGCCTGTTTGATCACTCCCAGCGCGCGCACAATGGCGACAGGCTGCTTTTCCCAGCCAATGGGGAAATTCATGATCGACCGCTGGGTCTGGGCGCCCCAATACTTGTCTGCGGGGACTTCAAGCGGGCCAAAGCTGTCGGTTTCGGTGCGGGTTTCGGACATCCGTCTTCTCTCCGTTGAGTATGCGATTGTATGCCGTGTAGCCTGTGCCGGAATGCGGCGCAATTGGCCAGTTGCGCGCAGCATAGCCAAATGGCAGGTAAGGTATAGTGTCGAATTGGCGCAATCCAATCCATGCCATTGTCTCAATCCATGCTATGGTTACACTGCGTGGGACGGGGCGGGAGACGGGCAAATTTGTATCCGGAAAGGAATTGATCGTGCCAATCCGTCTGTGTGAAGTTCTGTCACTGAAATCCCTGGCCGTGCCTGCATTGGCCGCCTGTTTGCTGCTGTGCGGGGCGGTGCAGGGGATTGCTGCCGGTATTTCGCAGTTTGCCGGCGAATATTCCGGCAGCGTCGACGTCGTCAAGACAGATGGCGACACCGATCCCCGGGACATGAGCGTTATCATCCACGAGATGAAGAAGGGGTTCACCATCAAATGGACCTCGACCACCGAAAAGGATGACGGCCGCAAAAAGACCAAGACCTATGAAATCGAATTCCAGCAAAGCGGGCGCAATGGCGTCTACTCTGCGGCAATGACACGCAATGTGTTTGGTCATGCGGTGCCGTTGAACCCGATGGAAGGCGAACCCTTCGTCTGGGGCCGGCTGACTGGCGATACGCTGACGGTCTTTTCGCTGTTTATTCACCCGAACGGCGACTACGAGATGCAGCAGTATGACAGGACCCTGGCCGATGGCGGGCTGGATCTGGTTTACATTTCACGGCTGAACGGCGAACCGCGCCGGCGGCTGGAGACCTTCCTGGCCAGGCAATAGGCCAAGGAACAGGCCGGACATGAAAAAGGCAGCCGGACGGGCTGCCTGATACTGCGCGATGGGTCAGCCCGCCTATTTGCGGAAGCTGTCCAGCGACACGACATCCGCGTCTTTCTTGTCTTCTTCCTCTGGCTCCTCGGCGCCGTCTTGTTCCTCAGCCGCATCGGTGACCGCGGAAAAGCCTTCCGGCTCTTCATCGGCGGACTCAAACCGCAGTCCGAACTCCACCGACGGGTCCACAAAGGTGCGGATCGCGTCATAGGGAATATAAAGCGGTTCAGGAGAATCGCCGAAGTTCAGTGTGACCGCAAAACCGTCCTCATCCACGGTCAGATTGTCGAACCAATGCTGCATGACAACGGTCATTTCACCGGGATACCGGTCGGACAGCCAATCGGCCAGCTCCACATCCGGGTGGGCTGTGTCGAAGGTGATGAAAAAGTGGTGGTTACCGGGCAAGCCATTGTCGGAGATATCCTGCAGCACGGTCCGGATCAGGCCGCGCATGGCAGAGTGCATCAGGTTGCCATAGTCGATTTCACGGGACATGCAGTCACCCTTTGTTCATTTGTCCCCAGCATAGGAGATTCTGGCGGAAACAAAAGAGCAGCCTTTTCGCAGGATCAAATTTTATTGCGGCTGACTGTGCTTTGCGGGTATCGGCAGTCAGCTGATTGCAAACGGGAATTCCGCAACGGCCAGGCCGGCCGTAGCCATCACCGCCAGCAGCAGCAGCATATTGCCGCGAACCATCCAGACGGCAAACGGCGCCAGCAGAACCAGCAGAACCGCAGTGCTGTTCATACTGCTCCAGACCGGAACAGGCATGTGCAGAATGCCTGCTTCAAACACCTGCGTTCCGGCAAAACCCACATGCATCATGAACCACACGGACAGGTTCAGAATGACACCGGCCACTGTCGCCGTTACCGCCTTTAGCGCCATGCCAAGCCGCGGATGCGCGGCGATACGCTCCACATAAGGCGCGGCAGCAAAGATCCACAGAAAACACGGCATGAAGGTTGCCCAAAGCGCCACCGCGCCGGCGGCCAGAAACAGCCCGGACCCGCCCTGCGTCAGACCTGCCAGCATGGCGACAAACTGGGTGACCAGGATCAGCGGGCCAGGGGTTGTCTCGGCCAGGCCCAGGGCATCAATCATCTGCCCGGCAGTGATCCAGCCGAATTGGCTGACTACAGTCTGGCTGATATAGGCCAGCACCGCATAGGCGCCGCCAAAGGTCACAACGGCAAGTTTGGAAAAGAACCAGCCGATGTCCGCCAGAAACCCCGCCCCGGACAGCGAGAGGGCAATCAGCGGCAACAGCCACAACCCGCCCCAGACTGCAATGGTGCTCAAGGTACTGCCGTTGCGGACAGGCGCTTGGTGCGCGGGGCCGCCGGTGCTGCTGTCTTTGCGCAGCAATCCAATGCAGGCGGCGGCCAGCACCACCAGCGGAAACGGCAGGTTGAACAGGAACAGTGCGGCAAAGCCGAACCCCGCCAGCGCCCAGTCCAGCGGATGGTGCAGGGCCTTGCCCGCCAGCCGCCGCAGCGCCTGCAGGATGATGACCACCACCGCCGCCTTGACCCCCAGAAATGCCGATTGCACTGCGGGCAGGGTGCCGTATTGCGCATAAAGCCAGACCAGCACCGCTATCACCGCCGCCCCCGGCAGCACAAACAGCAGCCCCGCCAGCAGCCCGCCGGCAGTGCCGCGCATCCGCCAGCCGGTATAGGTCGCCAGCTGCATCGCCTCCGGTCCCGGCAGTAGCATGCAAAAGGACAGGCCGCGCAGAAAGCTGTCCTCGCTCAGCCAGGGCCGGTCTTCAACCAGCTCCTTATGCATCACCGAAATCTGCGCTGCGGGGCCGCCAAAGCTCAGCACCCCGATGCGCCCGAAGACACGGAACATCTCCGTCCAGCTGGGATGGTTCATGCCTTGCGGTCCGCAGGCCAGTCGTGGCCTTCACTCTGGCCGTCGCGGGCCCAGCGGTATAGCGCATCATATAGGGTCATGCCTGCCTCAAGCTGCTGATGGTCGTCTTTGTACTGGCGCGACAATCCGACCGAGAGGGCCAGAAGCCCCGCCGCCTCGGGTGCCAGATTGTGCCGGTTGGTGTCGGCGCCTCTCACAACCAGGGACAGCCTGTCAAGCGCAGGCGTTCTGAGGCCAAACTCATCCAGCATGGTGTCAAAGGTGCAAAGCGGTCCGCGATGGGACCAGAACACACCCTCGACATCAAACGGCGTGGCGCCAAAGCGGTCTGCAACACCGGTAACCTCAGACGGCGAGACAAACAGGATGCGAGCGTCCGGATCCGCAAAGCGGCGGATCAGCCAGGGGCAAGCGATGCGGTCGATCTTGGGCCGGTGGCGGGTCACCCACAGGCTGCCGCCGCCCACCGGCGCGGGCAGGATGCTGGCGGGAATGCGCGGCGCATCCTTCAGGGCGCGCCACGCAAACATGCCGCCTTGCAGGTATTCCGCCTCAATCCCGTCATTGCGCAGCCAGGCGGCCAGGCCTTGCGACAGTTTGATGCCCTTCTGGCAGATCACCACGCAGCGCCGCCCGTTCAGGCGGGCCTTGAGGCCTTCAATATCCTGATGGGAATGGCGGAAAGAGCCAGGGATCAGAAAGGGATCCGCGGCAAAATCTTCGTCAATGCAGATATCCACCAGAACCGGCGCATTCGGTGTGCCGATCAGGCGCAAGAGCTGGGCAGGGGTGATTTCATTCGGGGCAGCCATAAGCATGTCTCCTCGCAAGCGAAGGTTAACATGCGAACCTTGGGCTTGTCGCCTCACGGGGCGTTCGCGGTTGTCCCCATAGCTCCTAAGAACCGCATTTACGGCAGTCTTGTCAAGATTACGCAGGCCGGCAATGCGCCGTCACTTCAACCGTTCGCCAGTCATGCAAACTGCCAGGGCCTCGGGCGGCAGCTGGCCCAGCTTCTCGAACATCCGGAAGTAATCCATGTTGGAATGCAGTTCTGCGATCTTGCCATCCGCCACCCGCGCCATCACCTGACCGGTGATCTGGAAGGGCATACCATCACTTGGGTTGCAGGTGCGTACCAAAAGCCGGACGGTCACCCAGTCTGCGGTTTCCATTGCGTGGGTGAAAGTGACAGTCATCGGCCCCAGCAGGTTGCGCAGCGCTGCGACAACTTCGCCATAGTCGCATTCCGGTTCCGCAAGGGCAGAGATTGCGCCGTAAATCAGCGTGTCCGGTGTCATCACCTCGGCAACAGCGTCCATATTGCCTTTGCACCAAACCTCTTCAAACCAGTAATGCAGCAGCCGGGTCAAAGGCATTTCAGCCGGGCATGCGGAGTCAAACGGGACCGCCATGGCCGGGGCGCACTCGGCTGAATGCTGCGGCAGATCGTGCGCAGGCGCCGCCCGGCGCGGGGATACTGCGGTAATCTCGGGTTCAATGATAGGTTTGGGCATTCAGTCCGGGGTGTGTTTGGGGCCGGGCAGGCGGCATCAAGGGCAGGCTGCCTGCAGACAGGCTGCTGTTCAGATGTGCCTGCTACAGGTGCTGCAAGCAGACTTAAAGCGCCAAAAAGGTGATTTTTGGCAGGGTGCCGTAACGGCAGCATAAACACAGGGCGGAAAGTGCAGGTTTCTGTTGCCAGGTACCTGCGAACCCCGCCTTACGCTGCTAGGCGCAAGGGCTTAGTTTCGGCGACATTAACAGCTTACGCTGCTACTGCCATTGCCGGAGCACGATTGTCATTTGCAATTGTACTTTTTGGGCCGGTACGGTGGCACCCCGCCGAGACAAAGCTAACCCCTTTAGACGTCCGTCGATCCTGTTTCGACCCCATGATCCCCAAATGAAGGATGTTTGGTGGAGTCGCCGGGTACCGCCCCCGGGTCCGATCCGTTTATTACGAGCGCGTTTATGTCCATAGTTCCACAAGGGAACACTGCGAATATAGGGGTGTATCAAAGGGAGTTAAAGGCCGAAAATCACACGGGCGGCATTTGGGCCGGGGCTGCTGTTGCGGATTTTGGCAAACAGGATGTGATCACCGCGCGGCTGCCCGTGCTGCAAACACATCTGCGGCCAGTTTCCGGGTCTCGGTTTCAAGATCCTGCAGGCCGGACACCGCGGCCGGGCCGTCACCACGCTCAATCGCGTCGGCAATGCAGGCATGAAGCGCAGTGATTGCGGCGCGGTCCCGTGCGGTGAAGGTAATGATGTTCATCAGGGGCTGCATTGCTTCCACCGCGCCGGCCAATTGATAAGACAGCACCGGGTTATGCGCCCCGTCCACCAGCGCCCGGTGAAAAGAGACATCCGAGGCGCAGAAGGCCTCATCGGTTAGGCCAGGCTGGTTTTGCCGGAAGATCTCGGTCCGCATGGTGGCCAGCTGATCCGGGGTGCGGCGCTGCGCCGAAAGCGGCGCGCAAGAGCGTTCCAGCGCATAGCGGGCTTCGCAAGCGGTATCAAAGCTCACCGCGTTCATGCTTAGTAGCAGGGTTGAGGTGGTGATCTGCTGCGAATAGGCGTCCTCAAAGCTGAGCCGGTTTACAAACGCCCCGCCGGTCGCGCCGCGCTGGGTGCGGATCAAGGACTGCGCTGCCAAACGCTTCAGCGCTTCCCGCACGGTGGAACGGGAGACCTGAAACTGCTCCGACAGTTCGCTTTCAGACGGCAGCCGCTCATCCACGATCAATGCGCCCGAGATGATGGCATCCTTGATAGCCTGCGCTATCTGAACCGAAAGATCGGCGGAACTGTTGGGGTCAATCTTCATTCTCAGGGCCCTGACGCAGCACTACGCCGGAGGTGTCCCGGCAAAAAATCATTTGTCTGACATTTAAAAGTCTGACATTTAAAACGTAAGGCGTGAGTCGGGAGAAAGCAATGCTCGGATCATCCATGCGCAACGTTCTGTGGTTTGGGTTCCTTGGTGATGTACTCCATGAGCACCGGCATGGGCCGGACATAATCGCGGCTACGGGCCTCAAATCGCGGGTGCGTGATTATGGCCGGGTTTGGAACTTTGGCGGTAAGTCTGCGGAAACCTGCCCGATTGACTGGTCCGGTTCCAAGCAAAGGCGAAACCGGCGGGGGCGGTTCCGGCC
It includes:
- a CDS encoding sulfurtransferase/chromate resistance protein, producing the protein MAAPNEITPAQLLRLIGTPNAPVLVDICIDEDFAADPFLIPGSFRHSHQDIEGLKARLNGRRCVVICQKGIKLSQGLAAWLRNDGIEAEYLQGGMFAWRALKDAPRIPASILPAPVGGGSLWVTRHRPKIDRIACPWLIRRFADPDARILFVSPSEVTGVADRFGATPFDVEGVFWSHRGPLCTFDTMLDEFGLRTPALDRLSLVVRGADTNRHNLAPEAAGLLALSVGLSRQYKDDHQQLEAGMTLYDALYRWARDGQSEGHDWPADRKA
- a CDS encoding FadR/GntR family transcriptional regulator, whose product is MKIDPNSSADLSVQIAQAIKDAIISGALIVDERLPSESELSEQFQVSRSTVREALKRLAAQSLIRTQRGATGGAFVNRLSFEDAYSQQITTSTLLLSMNAVSFDTACEARYALERSCAPLSAQRRTPDQLATMRTEIFRQNQPGLTDEAFCASDVSFHRALVDGAHNPVLSYQLAGAVEAMQPLMNIITFTARDRAAITALHACIADAIERGDGPAAVSGLQDLETETRKLAADVFAARAAAR
- a CDS encoding SspB family protein; translation: MSREIDYGNLMHSAMRGLIRTVLQDISDNGLPGNHHFFITFDTAHPDVELADWLSDRYPGEMTVVMQHWFDNLTVDEDGFAVTLNFGDSPEPLYIPYDAIRTFVDPSVEFGLRFESADEEPEGFSAVTDAAEEQDGAEEPEEEDKKDADVVSLDSFRK
- the fumC gene encoding class II fumarate hydratase, which translates into the protein MSETRTETDSFGPLEVPADKYWGAQTQRSIMNFPIGWEKQPVAIVRALGVIKQACAMANKASGKLDARIGDAVIQAAGEVVGGKFDDNFPLVVWQTGSGTQSNMNSNEVIANRAIEILGGVIGSKDPVHPNDHCNMGQSSNDTFPTAMHIATAMSVRDVLVPGLTKLAEGLEAKAEAFKDIIKIGRTHTQDATPLTLGQEFGGYAHQIRQGLARVEAAMPGIYELAQGGTAVGTGLNTQKGWGETVAANMAEITGLPFVTAPNKFEALAAHDAMVFLSGALATIAGSCYKIANDIRFLGSGPRSGLGELILPENEPGSSIMPGKVNPTQAEALTQVAAHVMGNDAAIKFAGSQGHFELNVYNPMMSYNLLQSIQLLGDAADSFTERMLNGIQANEPRIDKLMKESLMLVTALAPTIGYDNATKVAKTAHKNGTTLKEEAVALGFVDEATFDAVVRPEQMIGPKD
- a CDS encoding nuclear transport factor 2 family protein, which produces MPKPIIEPEITAVSPRRAAPAHDLPQHSAECAPAMAVPFDSACPAEMPLTRLLHYWFEEVWCKGNMDAVAEVMTPDTLIYGAISALAEPECDYGEVVAALRNLLGPMTVTFTHAMETADWVTVRLLVRTCNPSDGMPFQITGQVMARVADGKIAELHSNMDYFRMFEKLGQLPPEALAVCMTGERLK
- the chrA gene encoding chromate efflux transporter; its protein translation is MNHPSWTEMFRVFGRIGVLSFGGPAAQISVMHKELVEDRPWLSEDSFLRGLSFCMLLPGPEAMQLATYTGWRMRGTAGGLLAGLLFVLPGAAVIAVLVWLYAQYGTLPAVQSAFLGVKAAVVVIILQALRRLAGKALHHPLDWALAGFGFAALFLFNLPFPLVVLAAACIGLLRKDSSTGGPAHQAPVRNGSTLSTIAVWGGLWLLPLIALSLSGAGFLADIGWFFSKLAVVTFGGAYAVLAYISQTVVSQFGWITAGQMIDALGLAETTPGPLILVTQFVAMLAGLTQGGSGLFLAAGAVALWATFMPCFLWIFAAAPYVERIAAHPRLGMALKAVTATVAGVILNLSVWFMMHVGFAGTQVFEAGILHMPVPVWSSMNSTAVLLVLLAPFAVWMVRGNMLLLLAVMATAGLAVAEFPFAIS